Proteins found in one Ferrovibrio sp. MS7 genomic segment:
- a CDS encoding CoA-acylating methylmalonate-semialdehyde dehydrogenase — MTKDLHHFIGGKKVAGTSGRFLDVYNPSTGEVGARAPLATKAEVEAAIADSQKAFETWSRTSPLVRARVMFKFKELCEKHADEIALLIANEHGKVVSDARGSLQRGLEVVEFACGIPHLLKGEYSDSVATGIDVYSMRQALGVVAGITPFNFPAMVPMWMFAVAIACGNTFVLKPSEKDPSCPLRLAELMLEAGAPPGVLNCVIGDKVSVDTLLTDPRIQAISFVGSTPIAQYVYATAAAHGKRVQAMGGAKNHMIVMPDADMDQAVDALIGAGYGSAGERCMAVSVAVPVGKSTADRLVEALAPRVRALKVGPSVDKDSEMGPLVTAEHLAKVKGYVDTGVQEGAKLVVDGRGMKLQGYEQGFFMGGCLFDNVTPDMRIYKEEIFGPVLSVVRTESFEEAAKLPTEHEFGNGVAIFTRDGDAARDFAAKVQVGMVGINVPIPVPLAFHTFGGWKRSAFGDTNQHGPEGVKFFTKIKTVTARWPTGIRSGAEFNIPTMK, encoded by the coding sequence ATGACCAAGGACCTGCATCATTTTATCGGCGGCAAGAAGGTGGCGGGTACGTCCGGCCGGTTCCTCGACGTCTACAACCCGAGCACGGGCGAAGTTGGCGCACGGGCGCCGCTGGCGACCAAGGCTGAAGTTGAGGCGGCGATCGCCGACAGCCAGAAGGCCTTCGAGACCTGGTCGCGGACCTCGCCGCTGGTTCGCGCGCGGGTGATGTTCAAGTTCAAGGAGCTTTGCGAGAAGCATGCCGACGAGATCGCGCTGCTGATCGCCAACGAGCATGGCAAGGTGGTGTCGGATGCGCGCGGTTCGCTGCAGCGCGGCCTGGAAGTTGTGGAATTCGCCTGTGGCATCCCGCATCTGCTGAAGGGCGAGTATTCCGATAGCGTGGCGACCGGCATCGACGTCTATTCCATGCGCCAGGCGCTGGGCGTGGTGGCCGGCATCACGCCGTTCAACTTCCCGGCCATGGTGCCGATGTGGATGTTCGCGGTGGCAATCGCCTGCGGCAACACCTTCGTGCTGAAGCCGTCAGAGAAGGACCCGAGCTGCCCGCTGCGCCTGGCCGAACTGATGCTGGAAGCCGGCGCGCCTCCGGGCGTGCTGAACTGCGTCATCGGCGACAAGGTGTCGGTGGATACGCTGCTGACCGATCCGCGCATCCAGGCGATCAGCTTCGTCGGCTCGACGCCCATCGCGCAGTATGTCTACGCCACGGCGGCAGCGCATGGTAAGCGCGTGCAGGCCATGGGCGGTGCCAAGAACCACATGATCGTGATGCCGGATGCCGATATGGATCAGGCCGTGGACGCGCTGATCGGCGCTGGTTACGGCTCGGCCGGCGAGCGCTGCATGGCTGTCTCTGTCGCCGTGCCGGTGGGTAAGTCGACCGCCGACCGTCTGGTGGAGGCCCTGGCGCCGCGCGTGCGCGCCCTGAAGGTAGGCCCCAGCGTGGACAAGGATTCCGAGATGGGCCCGCTGGTGACGGCGGAGCATCTGGCCAAGGTGAAGGGCTATGTCGATACCGGGGTGCAGGAAGGCGCCAAGCTGGTGGTGGATGGCCGTGGCATGAAGCTGCAAGGCTATGAGCAGGGCTTCTTCATGGGCGGCTGCCTGTTCGACAACGTGACGCCGGACATGCGCATCTACAAGGAAGAGATTTTCGGTCCCGTGCTGAGCGTGGTGCGTACCGAGAGCTTCGAGGAAGCAGCCAAGCTGCCGACCGAGCATGAATTTGGCAATGGCGTTGCGATCTTCACCCGCGATGGCGATGCGGCACGCGACTTCGCCGCCAAGGTGCAGGTCGGCATGGTCGGCATCAATGTGCCGATCCCAGTGCCGCTGGCCTTCCACACCTTTGGCGGCTGGAAGCGCTCGGCTTTCGGCGACACCAACCAGCATGGTCCGGAAGGCGTGAAGTTCTTCACCAAGATCAAGACCGTCACCGCCCGTTGGCCCACCGGCATCCGTTCGGGTGCGGAGTTCAACATCCCGACCATGAAGTGA
- a CDS encoding acyl-CoA dehydrogenase family protein, whose translation MSFGLTEDQRAIQEMARRFAAEKLQPGAAKWDAEKIFPEAELREAAALGFAGIYVRDDVGGSDLTRFDAALVFEELAAGCTSTAAYISIHNMASWMIDRFGNEEQRQRFLPKLTSMEHFASYCLTEPNAGSDAAALQTRAVDAGDHYVLNGTKAFISGGGRSDIYVCMVRTGEPGARGVSCIVVENGTKGLSFGAQEKKLGWNSQPTAMVIFEDCRVPKANRIGAEGEGFRIAMAGLDGGRLNIGACSIGAAKACLTIAREHVATRKQFGNAIASFQATQFKLADMATDLAAARLMIRNAAAMLDAKHPEATMYCAMAKRFATDAGFAICNEALQLHGGYGYLKDYPVERYLRDTRVHQILEGTNEIMRVIVSRSLLSGSFLD comes from the coding sequence ATGTCCTTCGGTCTGACCGAGGACCAGCGCGCCATCCAGGAGATGGCGCGCCGCTTCGCTGCGGAAAAACTGCAGCCGGGCGCGGCGAAATGGGATGCCGAGAAGATTTTCCCCGAGGCCGAACTGCGCGAAGCGGCAGCCCTGGGTTTCGCCGGCATCTATGTCCGCGACGATGTCGGCGGCTCTGACCTGACGCGGTTCGATGCCGCGCTGGTATTCGAGGAACTGGCGGCCGGCTGCACCTCGACGGCGGCCTATATCTCGATCCACAACATGGCGTCGTGGATGATCGACCGCTTCGGCAACGAGGAACAGCGCCAGCGCTTCCTGCCGAAGCTGACCAGCATGGAGCATTTCGCCTCCTACTGTCTCACCGAGCCGAATGCCGGCTCGGATGCTGCCGCCTTGCAGACCCGCGCTGTGGATGCTGGCGACCATTATGTTTTGAACGGCACCAAGGCCTTCATCTCCGGCGGTGGGCGTTCAGATATCTATGTCTGCATGGTGCGCACCGGCGAACCCGGCGCGCGTGGCGTTTCCTGCATTGTGGTGGAAAATGGCACAAAGGGCCTGAGCTTCGGCGCGCAGGAAAAGAAACTCGGCTGGAATTCCCAACCCACGGCAATGGTGATCTTCGAGGATTGCCGCGTGCCGAAGGCCAACCGCATCGGCGCCGAAGGCGAGGGCTTCCGCATCGCCATGGCCGGCCTGGATGGCGGCCGGCTGAATATCGGTGCCTGCTCGATCGGTGCCGCCAAGGCCTGCCTCACCATCGCGCGCGAGCATGTCGCCACCCGCAAGCAGTTTGGCAATGCCATCGCCAGTTTCCAGGCGACGCAGTTCAAGCTCGCCGACATGGCGACCGACCTGGCTGCCGCGCGGCTGATGATCCGCAATGCTGCCGCCATGCTGGATGCCAAGCATCCGGAGGCGACGATGTATTGCGCCATGGCCAAGCGTTTCGCCACCGATGCCGGCTTTGCCATCTGCAACGAGGCTTTGCAGTTGCATGGCGGCTATGGCTATCTGAAGGATTATCCGGTGGAGCGTTATCTGCGCGATACCCGCGTGCACCAGATCCTTGAAGGCACCAACGAGATCATGCGCGTGATCGTGTCGCGGTCGCTGCTGTCCGGCTCGTTCCTGGATTGA